The genome window ACGCTTTTCCTGTTCTTTATACTAATATGCCAGGCGGTTTTTTCATTCTTCCGGGTGTATTTGTTTACAAAAGTGAGCGAACTGGCCATGACCAATATCCGGTCGGATGTTTTTACCAAAATCATCACATTACCCATCGCTTTTCTCGAACAGCGTCGCGTTGGCGAGCTTACGAGCCGCATTACTTCCGACGTTTCGCAGTTACAGGGTTTACTTTCCTTCACGTTAGCAGAGATTTTCAGACAAGTCGCCACGTTAATCGTGGGTGTTTCCATCCTTTTTTATACTTCCTGGAAACTCACGCTTTTTATGCTGGCAACATTTCCGGTTTTGGTTATCGCTTCGGTGTTTTTCGGCAGGCATCAGCGCCGGCTTGCGAGGAAAGTGCAGGACGAGCTTGCGGCGGCCAATGTGGTTGTAGAGGAAACGTTGCAGTCTGTGAATGTGGTCAAAGCATTTACTAATGAACCGCTAGAAGTAAACCGTTACCAGATGATTTTGAAGCGGGTGGTGGACTTATCGCTTTACGCGGCAGCATTCCGGGGTGGATTTGTTTCGTTTATTATTTTCGCCCTTTTTGGTGGCATTGTCGGGGTGATCTGGTATGGCGCGGGACTGGTGCAGGCAGGTGAGTTTGGCCTTTCGGATTTGTTTACATTCATTCTTTATACCACATTCATAGGCGCTTCCATCAGTGGAATGGGCGATTTGTATGCGCAGATAAACCGGGTTATCGGCGCTTCCGAAAGGATATTTGAAATATTGGAAGAAGAACCCGAGCTGGATCTGGAAAATGCAAAAAATGCGCTTGCCAGCCCTATTGAAGGCCACATTGCATATCAGGATGTTCATTTCTCTTATCCTTCACGGGCGGATCTGCCGGTTTTGAAAGGCATTTCATTTGAGATAAAAGCAGGAGAGAAAATTGCTCTGGTCGGTTACAGCGGCGCTGGAAAGTCAACGATCGTGCAGTTGCTCATGCGATTCTACGATCACCAGACGGGCAACATTTTCATTGATGGCCAGCCTGTTGAATCTTATGGCCTTACCGAACTGCGCAAGAACATTGCCATCGTGCCGCAGGAGGTAATGCTGTTTGGCGGAACAATTTATGAGAACATCGCCTACGGAAAACCCAATGCAACCCG of Dyadobacter chenhuakuii contains these proteins:
- a CDS encoding ABC transporter ATP-binding protein; translation: MAKSEPTPEQPSPFAVRKISWQGLKTTLDLLRYLRPYRLTFFIGLIFLVLSTATSLAFPKLVGSIIEVIEGKSPYTINQITLFLFFILICQAVFSFFRVYLFTKVSELAMTNIRSDVFTKIITLPIAFLEQRRVGELTSRITSDVSQLQGLLSFTLAEIFRQVATLIVGVSILFYTSWKLTLFMLATFPVLVIASVFFGRHQRRLARKVQDELAAANVVVEETLQSVNVVKAFTNEPLEVNRYQMILKRVVDLSLYAAAFRGGFVSFIIFALFGGIVGVIWYGAGLVQAGEFGLSDLFTFILYTTFIGASISGMGDLYAQINRVIGASERIFEILEEEPELDLENAKNALASPIEGHIAYQDVHFSYPSRADLPVLKGISFEIKAGEKIALVGYSGAGKSTIVQLLMRFYDHQTGNIFIDGQPVESYGLTELRKNIAIVPQEVMLFGGTIYENIAYGKPNATREEIYDAARRAHAREFIDTFPEKFDTVVGERGIKLSGGQRQRIAIARAILKDPKILILDEATSSLDAESEKLVQIALDELMKNRTTIVIAHRLATIRKVDMIYVIREGRIAESGTHQQLTLMDNGLYANLIKLQFETADSN